One window from the genome of Elaeis guineensis isolate ETL-2024a chromosome 5, EG11, whole genome shotgun sequence encodes:
- the LOC105044636 gene encoding LOW QUALITY PROTEIN: uncharacterized protein (The sequence of the model RefSeq protein was modified relative to this genomic sequence to represent the inferred CDS: deleted 3 bases in 2 codons) — protein MIKSAATAAAPGAVGKGMMVGTSPGRSEKLPAPGLARLLGGAGKSRGRGGAARSSPMFVTRSRSVGRLAEGDARAGAGGGEPSSPKVTCIGQVRIRNKNKKNRDTTTTLKSKERRPTGTAVERCRCLQRPLLCGMFAGWRKDSGRRPWRWLWWRQWEFSLRSGKTGRYQQRRSIEKDADLMKPPIEMVGGGGVFESDREEYRNDDDDEEKLENEEEEDETRVFVSSATMTPPKNALLLMRCRSAPHNRAPSLAANRFPVSVSPLPPSESKSSPAEKKMEVGDDEEEKEGRNSSNGSSRDGGEEGEEGSRPLVLTRCKSEPARRAVVPEASYCFWANNGNGRSSLVHEERPPPPPLHR, from the exons ATGATAAAGTCGGCGGCGACGGCCGCGGCGCCGGGGGCGGTGGGGAAGGGGATGATGGTGGGAACGAGCCCTGGGCGGTCGGAGAAGCTGCCAGCGCCGGGGTTGGCGAGGCTGCTGGGGGGCGCGGGGAAGAGCAGGGGGCGGGGAGGGGCGGCACGGTCGAGCCCGATGTTCGTGACGCGGAGCCGGAGCGTGGGGCGGCTGGCGGAGGGGGATGCCCGGGCCGGGGCGGGG GGAGGGGAGCCGTCGTCGCCCAAGGTCACGTGCATCGGCCAGGTCCGGATCAGGaataagaacaagaagaacagggACACGACGACGACGTTGAAGTCCAAGGAGAGGCGCCCGACGGGC ACGGCGGTGGAGCGTTGCCGATGCCTCCAGAGGCCGCTGCTTTGCGGCATGTTCGCTGGCTGGAGAAAGGACTCAGGCAGGCGGCCGTGGCGGTGGTTGTGGTGGCGGCAGTGGGAGTTTAGCCTCCGATCTGGAAAAACCGGGAGGTACCAGCAGAGAAGATCAATCGAAAAGGATGCAGATCTCATGAAGCCACCGATAGAAATGGTGGGAGGAGGAGGAGTTTTTGAATCGGATCGAGAAGAATATAGGAACGATGACGACGATGAGGAGAAATTGGAgaacgaggaggaggaggatgagacTAGGGTTTTCGTTTCGTCGGCGACGATGACGCCGCCGAAGAACGCGCTGCTGCTGATGAGATGCCGATCGGCTCCGCACAACCGGGCGCCGTCCCTGGCCGCCAACCGGTTCCCGGTCTCTGTCTCTCCGCTTCCGCCATCGGAATCGAAGTCTTCTCCGGCAGAGAAGAAGATGGAAGTGGGAGATgatgaggaggagaaggaggggaGGAACTCGAGCAATGGGAGCTCGAGAGATGGAGGggaggagggagaggaaggaTCGCGGCCCCTGGTCCTGACGCGGTGCAAGTCGGAGCCGGCGAGGAGGGCCGTGGTCCCGGAAGCGTCTTACTGTTTTTGGGCCAACAACGGCAACGGCAGGTCGTCCCTCGTACACGAGGAGCGGCCCCCACCACCACCACTCCACCGCTGA
- the LOC105044635 gene encoding L-type lectin-domain containing receptor kinase VIII.1 yields the protein MPPEQQYQLQSHPVLLPLFLLLFLLLEGGSATRFDFRTLTLGSLKLLGDAHLKNGSIRLSRDLPVPNSGSGRALYADPVRLRHPSTRLPLPFSTFFSFSITNLNPSSIGGGLAFLLTSDDRALGDAGGFLGLLNASAGAGAGAPSVVAVEFDTLMDVEFQDINGNHVGVDLNSMVSAQAADLDSAGIDLKSGDHINAWIEYGGAGGGAADRGLLQVFVSYSTVRPADPVLSVPLDLGQFVDDFTFVGFSGSTQGSTEIHSIEWWSFSSPSPSAVPSPTSPNLDSPNSNVSAPSPSVSIAAAAGPGNEIAVAHSSSSCQSNGLCRQGPAAVAGVAMAGAFFVAACAGVGIWAFSRRAKALKKWDSLVAASEIVKTPREFSYRELSIATRGFDQSRIIGHGAFGTVYKGIIPETGAMVAVKRCIQSGDGDNGGAQARSEFLSELSIIASLRHRNLVRLQGWCYEKGEILLVYDYMLNGSLDKALFEPEALPLAWRHRRKILIGVASALAYLHRECERQVIHRDVKSSNVMLDEGYNARLGDFGLARQVEHDKSPDATVTAGTMGYLAPEYLLTGRATERTDVFSFGALVLEVACGRRPIDGDDRRAAASSTQWCSNLVEWVWGLHGEGRILEAADRRLEGEFDEGEMRRILLVGLACSSPDPDLRPGMRSVVQMLSGEADPPFVPVSKPSMSFSANHHLLLSLQDSVSDYTAMGLNLSSSSSSCSLRSTLRGGGGGS from the coding sequence ATGCCGCCGGAACAACAGTATCAGCTACAGAGCCACCCCGTTTTGCTCCCCCTTTTCCTCTTATTATTTCTCTTGTTGGAAGGCGGTTCGGCCACGAGGTTCGACTTCCGGACCCTGACGCTCGGGAGTTTGAAGCTTTTGGGCGACGCCCATCTCAAGAATGGCAGCATCCGCCTTTCACGGGACTTGcctgtccccaactccggctccGGCCGCGCCCTCTACGCCGACCCCGTCCGCCTCCGCCACCCCTCTACCCGCCTCCCCCTTCCCTTCTccaccttcttctccttctctattACTAATCTCAACCCCTCCTCCATCGGCGGCGGCCTCGCCTTCCTCCTCACCTCCGACGACCGCGCCCTTGGCGACGCCGGAGGCTTCCTCGGTCTCCTCAATGCCTCCGCCGGCGCCGGCGCCGGCGCCCCCTCCGTTGTCGCCGTCGAGTTCGACACCCTCATGGACGTCGAGTTCCAGGACATCAACGGCAACCACGTCGGGGTGGACCTCAACAGCATGGTCTCCGCCCAGGCCGCTGATCTGGACTCTGCCGGCATCGACTTGAAGAGCGGCGACCACATCAACGCCTGGATCGAGTATGGCGGCGCTGGCGGTGGCGCCGCCGACCGCGGGCTCCTCCAGGTCTTCGTCTCCTACTCCACCGTCCGCCCTGCCGATCCGGTCCTCTCCGTCCCCCTCGACCTCGGCCAATTCGTCGACGACTTCACCTTCGTCGGCTTCTCCGGATCCACCCAGGGGAGCACCGAGATCCACAGCATCGAATGGTGGagcttctcctctccctctcccagtGCCGTCCCCTCCCCTACTTCCCCGAATCTCGACTCCCCCAATTCCAACGTCTCCGCCCCTTCGCCGTCCGTCTCCATCGCCGCGGCCGCGGGCCCGGGCAACGAGATCGCCGTGGCCCATTCGTCGTCGTCATGCCAGAGCAACGGGCTCTGCAGGCAGGGCCCTGCCGCCGTGGCGGGGGTGGCGATGGCAGGAGCCTTCTTCGTCGCTGCCTGTGCCGGCGTCGGCATCTGGGCCTTCTCCCGGCGTGCCAAAGCCCTCAAGAAATGGGACAGCTTGGTGGCGGCTTCGGAGATTGTCAAGACCCCGAGGGAGTTCAGCTATCGGGAGCTGAGCATTGCCACCCGAGGCTTCGACCAATCTCGGATCATTGGCCACGGCGCCTTCGGGACCGTGTACAAGGGCATCATCCCGGAGACCGGCGCGATGGTGGCTGTCAAGCGATGCATCCAGAGCGGCGACGGTGATAATGGCGGAGCACAGGCGAGGTCGGAGTTCCTTTCGGAACTTTCCATCATCGCCAGCCTTCGGCACCGGAACTTGGTCCGCCTCCAGGGGTGGTGCTACGAGAAGGGGGAGATCCTACTCGTCTACGACTACATGCTTAACGGGAGCCTCGACAAGGCCCTGTTCGAGCCGGAGGCGCTGCCTCTGGCGTGGCGCCACCGGAGGAAGATCCTGATCGGCGTCGCCTCCGCCCTTGCCTATCTCCACCGAGAGTGCGAGCGCCAGGTGATCCACCGCGACGTCAAGTCCAGCAACGTCATGCTCGACGAGGGCTACAACGCCCGTCTCGGTGACTTCGGCCTCGCCCGCCAAGTGGAGCACGACAAGTCCCCCGACGCCACCGTCACCGCCGGCACGATGGGCTACCTCGCCCCCGAATACCTCCTCACCGGCCGCGCCACCGAGAGAACCGACGTCTTCAGCTTTGGCGCATTAGTCCTCGAGGTCGCCTGCGGCCGCCGCCCCATCGATGGCGACGACCGCCGGGCCGCCGCCAGCAGCACCCAGTGGTGCAGCAATTTGGTCGAATGGGTGTGGGGCTTGCACGGCGAGGGTAGAATTCTAGAGGCGGCGGACCGGCGGCTGGAGGGCGAGTTCGACGAAGGGGAAATGAGGAGAATTTTGTTGGTGGGTTTGGCATGTTCGAGCCCGGACCCGGACCTGCGGCCGGGGATGAGGAGTGTCGTCCAGATGCTGAGCGGCGAGGCCGATCCACCCTTTGTGCCGGTGTCCAAGCCGTCCATGAGCTTCAGCGCCAACCACCACCTCCTCCTCAGCCTCCAGGACAGCGTCTCCGACTACACTGCCATGGGACTCaatctctcctcctcctcctcctcctgctctCTTCGGAGCACACTCAGAGGTGGCGGCGGAGGGTCATGA